A DNA window from Haliovirga abyssi contains the following coding sequences:
- a CDS encoding dihydroorotate dehydrogenase: protein MNMKVKLGNIILQNPIMTASGTFGYGDEFKELVDLNRIGGICVKGTTLEERQGNPTPRILETPGGMLNAIGFQNVGIDRFKKEKYSFLKELKAKTFVNITANTIEEFGILANKLNDIEIGGIEINISCPNIKAGGINMGTDPDMAFKVVKEVKKNTKHHVMVKLTPNVTDIKVIAKAVEDAGADSISLINTLVGMAVDIKTRKPKIKNIIAGLSGPAIKPVALRLVWEVAKTVKIPIVGMGGISNFEDVLEFLIVGATAVQIGTANFYNPRVTMDILDGLEKYMKENEIKDINEIVGSFKI from the coding sequence ATGAATATGAAAGTAAAATTGGGAAATATAATATTACAAAATCCAATTATGACAGCCTCTGGAACTTTTGGTTATGGAGATGAATTTAAAGAATTGGTAGATTTAAATAGAATAGGTGGAATTTGTGTAAAAGGAACAACATTAGAAGAAAGGCAAGGGAATCCTACTCCAAGGATATTAGAAACGCCTGGTGGTATGTTAAATGCTATTGGCTTTCAAAATGTAGGAATAGATAGATTTAAAAAAGAAAAATATTCTTTTTTAAAAGAGCTAAAAGCCAAAACATTTGTAAATATAACTGCTAATACGATAGAAGAGTTTGGAATTTTAGCGAATAAATTAAATGATATAGAAATAGGTGGAATAGAAATAAATATATCTTGCCCAAATATTAAAGCCGGTGGAATAAATATGGGAACAGATCCTGATATGGCATTTAAAGTAGTGAAAGAAGTAAAAAAGAATACAAAACATCACGTTATGGTAAAACTTACGCCAAATGTAACGGATATAAAAGTGATAGCAAAAGCTGTAGAAGATGCAGGCGCAGATTCGATATCTCTCATAAATACATTGGTAGGAATGGCAGTAGATATAAAAACTAGAAAACCAAAAATTAAAAATATAATAGCTGGATTATCTGGACCAGCGATAAAACCAGTTGCATTAAGATTAGTTTGGGAAGTAGCTAAAACAGTTAAAATCCCAATAGTTGGAATGGGTGGGATTAGTAATTTTGAGGATGTATTAGAATTTTTAATAGTTGGAGCAACTGCTGTACAAATAGGAACTGCAAATTTTTATAATCCGAGAGTTACAATGGATATTTTAGATGGGTTAGAAAAATATATGAAAGAAAATGAGATTAAAGATATAAATGAAATTGTAGGTAGTTTTAAAATTTAA
- the leuS gene encoding leucine--tRNA ligase has protein sequence MKEYKFSEIESKWQKEWEEQKIFKTENKDENRENYYLLEMFPYPSGKIHMGHVRNYSIGDVIARYKKMNGYNVLHPIGWDSFGLPAENAAIQNGVDPKKWTLENIESMKKQLKKLGFSYDWDREIATCKEDYYKWNQWIFTKLYEKGLVYKKKSYVNWCDSCKTVLANEQVEDGKCWRCGNEVHQKDLEQWFFKITDYAEELLEGHKELKGNWPDKVIAMQKNWIGKSYGTEVNFKLENSDIDVPVFTTRVDTIFGVTYMVLAPEHPLVEEILKENKDIKEKVYKMRNEDKISRTAENSEKTGVFSGKYVINPVNNEKVPLWIGNYVLMDYGTGAVMAVPTHDERDFQFAKKYNLKLKIVITPEEDEINKDEMTEAYIKKGILINSGEFNGLKNREAISKIADYIEKKGYGKKTTNYRLKDWLISRQRYWGTPIPAIYCEKCGVVMEKEENLPVRLPSDVEFTGTGNPLETSNEYKNVVCPKCGGKARRETDTMDTFVDSSWYYLRYTDSKNSSIPFEKEIVDGWVPVDQYIGGIEHAVMHLLYSRFFHKLLRDLGLLSSDEPFKKLLTQGMVLGPSYHCPDCKKYYYASEVEEGNRCKTCGKDLKIKVEKMSKSKNNGVDPNHIIAEYGADTARLFTLFAAPPEKELEWNEKSLAGAFRFLNRVWRIVLENKEHVNIGNKIEIDVKKLNKDDKNLMKKLNQTIKKVTESMEDNFHFNTAIAAIMELVNEMYLYKNSIFDNKKESNIWREVIEKLVILVSPFVPHIADELWEEAGFKGFVYEEKWPISNEEFLVEDEVNVAFQVNGKLRDAATVAKEIGREELKELALNSDKVKKYTDGKNILKVIVVPNKIVNIVVK, from the coding sequence GTGAAAGAATATAAGTTTAGTGAAATTGAATCAAAATGGCAAAAAGAATGGGAAGAACAAAAGATATTTAAAACTGAAAATAAAGATGAAAATAGAGAAAATTATTATCTGTTAGAGATGTTTCCGTATCCATCAGGAAAAATTCATATGGGACATGTTAGAAATTATAGTATTGGGGATGTAATAGCTAGATATAAAAAAATGAATGGGTATAATGTTTTACATCCAATTGGATGGGATTCTTTTGGATTACCAGCTGAAAATGCAGCTATACAAAATGGAGTAGATCCAAAAAAGTGGACGTTAGAAAATATTGAAAGTATGAAAAAACAGTTAAAAAAACTTGGCTTTTCATATGATTGGGATAGAGAGATAGCAACTTGTAAAGAGGATTATTATAAATGGAATCAATGGATATTTACAAAACTGTATGAAAAAGGTTTGGTGTATAAGAAAAAGTCTTATGTTAATTGGTGCGATAGTTGTAAAACAGTGTTAGCTAATGAGCAAGTTGAAGATGGTAAGTGTTGGAGATGTGGAAATGAAGTACATCAAAAAGATTTGGAACAATGGTTTTTTAAGATAACTGATTATGCAGAAGAACTATTAGAGGGACATAAAGAATTAAAGGGAAATTGGCCGGATAAAGTAATAGCTATGCAAAAAAATTGGATAGGAAAAAGTTATGGAACAGAGGTAAATTTTAAATTAGAAAATAGTGACATAGATGTTCCTGTATTTACAACAAGAGTAGATACGATATTTGGTGTAACTTATATGGTTTTAGCACCAGAACATCCATTAGTAGAAGAGATATTAAAAGAGAATAAAGATATAAAAGAAAAAGTATATAAAATGAGAAATGAAGATAAAATTTCTCGTACAGCAGAAAATTCTGAAAAAACTGGAGTATTTTCTGGGAAATATGTTATAAATCCAGTAAATAATGAGAAAGTTCCTTTATGGATAGGAAATTATGTGTTAATGGATTATGGAACTGGAGCTGTAATGGCTGTACCAACACATGATGAGAGAGATTTTCAATTTGCTAAAAAGTATAATTTGAAATTAAAAATAGTTATAACTCCTGAAGAAGATGAAATTAATAAAGACGAAATGACTGAAGCATATATAAAAAAAGGAATATTAATAAATTCAGGTGAATTTAATGGATTAAAAAATAGAGAAGCAATAAGTAAAATAGCGGATTATATAGAAAAAAAAGGGTACGGAAAAAAGACAACAAATTACAGACTGAAAGATTGGTTAATTTCAAGACAAAGATATTGGGGAACTCCAATTCCAGCTATTTATTGTGAAAAATGTGGTGTTGTAATGGAAAAAGAGGAAAATCTTCCAGTTAGATTACCAAGCGATGTAGAGTTTACTGGAACTGGAAATCCATTAGAGACATCAAATGAATATAAAAATGTAGTTTGTCCAAAATGTGGTGGAAAAGCAAGAAGAGAAACTGATACAATGGATACATTTGTGGATTCATCTTGGTATTATCTTAGATATACAGATTCTAAAAATAGTAGTATTCCATTTGAAAAAGAGATTGTAGATGGATGGGTTCCTGTAGATCAATATATTGGCGGAATAGAACATGCAGTAATGCATCTGCTTTATTCTAGATTTTTCCATAAATTATTAAGAGATTTAGGGTTACTTTCAAGCGATGAACCGTTTAAAAAATTATTAACACAGGGAATGGTACTAGGACCATCATATCATTGCCCAGACTGTAAAAAATACTATTATGCCTCTGAGGTTGAGGAAGGAAACAGGTGCAAAACATGTGGAAAAGATTTGAAAATAAAGGTTGAAAAAATGTCAAAATCAAAAAATAATGGTGTTGATCCAAACCATATAATAGCGGAATATGGAGCAGATACAGCTAGATTATTTACTTTATTTGCTGCACCACCAGAAAAAGAGTTAGAGTGGAATGAGAAAAGTTTAGCAGGAGCATTTAGATTTTTAAATAGAGTTTGGAGAATTGTTTTAGAAAATAAAGAACATGTAAACATTGGAAATAAAATAGAGATAGATGTAAAAAAACTAAATAAAGATGATAAAAATTTAATGAAAAAACTTAATCAAACAATAAAAAAAGTTACAGAAAGTATGGAAGATAATTTTCATTTTAATACAGCAATAGCTGCAATAATGGAATTGGTTAATGAGATGTATCTTTATAAAAATAGCATATTCGATAATAAAAAAGAGAGTAATATTTGGAGAGAAGTTATTGAAAAATTAGTGATATTGGTTTCGCCATTTGTACCACATATAGCAGATGAATTATGGGAAGAAGCTGGATTTAAAGGGTTTGTATATGAAGAGAAGTGGCCAATTTCTAATGAAGAGTTTTTAGTAGAAGATGAAGTAAATGTAGCATTTCAAGTAAATGGTAAATTGAGAGATGCAGCAACTGTAGCAAAAGAGATAGGTAGAGAAGAACTAAAAGAGTTAGCGTTAAATTCTGATAAAGTTAAAAAATATACAGATGGAAAAAATATATTGAAAGTTATAGTTGTTCCAAATAAAATAGTTAATATTGTAGTAAAATAA